One genomic window of Desulfuromonas sp. AOP6 includes the following:
- a CDS encoding DHH family phosphoesterase yields the protein MMNPVIRKRWTERRSKSEPGNVAALVSALGIGEITASILCRRGIVEEQAAKDYVESLLASLPDPFLLPGMDKGVNRLARALERGESIVIHGDYDVDGITGTALLVQGLRDLGGDVDYHIPLRLKDGYGLSGQALSAAAQKGASLVVSVDCGVSAVQEAALALELELDLIITDQTVEHYQYGNKYCLFWQ from the coding sequence ATGATGAATCCGGTTATCAGAAAAAGATGGACTGAACGCAGGTCTAAATCAGAGCCCGGCAACGTTGCAGCCCTGGTATCCGCGCTTGGAATCGGTGAGATCACCGCCAGTATTTTATGCCGGCGAGGGATCGTCGAGGAACAGGCGGCGAAAGATTATGTTGAAAGCCTGCTGGCTTCTTTGCCCGATCCGTTTTTACTTCCAGGTATGGATAAGGGCGTCAACCGCCTCGCCCGTGCCTTGGAGCGAGGGGAGTCTATTGTCATTCATGGTGATTATGACGTGGATGGCATCACCGGAACAGCTCTGCTGGTCCAGGGCTTGCGCGACCTCGGGGGGGATGTCGATTATCACATCCCTTTGCGGCTTAAAGACGGCTACGGACTTTCCGGTCAGGCTTTGTCCGCCGCCGCCCAAAAAGGTGCTTCCCTCGTAGTCTCAGTTGACTGTGGTGTGAGTGCGGTGCAGGAGGCCGCCTTGGCTCTGGAACTTGAGCTCGACCTGATTATTACCGACCAAACTGTGGAGCATTATCAATACGGCAATAAATATTGTTTGTTCTGGCAATAA
- the secF gene encoding protein translocase subunit SecF codes for MQLIKPDINLDFVGKRKFAALFSVVLLAVGFLSLIMHGGPNYGIDFSGGTLVQVKFDQMTTAGDIKSALAGLELGGVVVQRFGDEGNEFLIRAQNTSTELKSLSLAISNVLEKSYGEGQVEVRRAEMVGPQVGKDLREKGLMAILYALVGILIYVTWRFEFRFAVGAIVALAHDVFITLGVFSLFGKEIDLPIIAAFLAIIGYSLNDTIIVYDRIRENMGKHGKDGFAAVVNRSINETLSRTILTSGTTLLVVLALFSLGGGVIHNFAFALLVGILIGTYSSIFVASTILVFWDNYRSVKKAAT; via the coding sequence ATGCAGCTTATCAAACCAGATATCAATCTCGATTTTGTCGGCAAACGCAAATTCGCCGCGCTCTTTTCCGTGGTTCTGCTGGCGGTGGGCTTCCTGTCCCTGATTATGCACGGCGGCCCCAATTACGGGATCGACTTTTCCGGCGGGACGCTGGTACAGGTTAAGTTTGACCAGATGACCACCGCCGGCGATATCAAGTCAGCCCTCGCTGGACTCGAACTGGGGGGCGTCGTGGTTCAGCGCTTCGGGGATGAAGGCAATGAGTTTCTCATTCGAGCGCAGAACACGTCCACTGAACTCAAAAGTCTTTCTCTCGCCATTTCCAATGTTCTTGAAAAGAGCTATGGCGAAGGTCAGGTCGAGGTTCGACGTGCTGAAATGGTAGGGCCTCAGGTGGGAAAAGATCTCCGTGAAAAGGGTCTCATGGCCATCCTCTATGCCCTTGTCGGCATACTCATCTATGTGACCTGGCGCTTTGAATTCCGGTTTGCCGTCGGAGCCATCGTAGCATTGGCACATGATGTTTTTATCACGCTGGGAGTATTCTCTCTTTTCGGTAAAGAAATCGATCTGCCGATTATTGCCGCTTTTTTGGCGATTATTGGTTATTCGCTCAACGATACCATCATTGTGTATGACCGTATTCGTGAAAATATGGGTAAACATGGCAAAGATGGGTTTGCGGCCGTTGTCAATCGCAGTATCAACGAGACCCTCTCCAGGACCATTCTGACATCAGGAACAACTTTGTTAGTTGTGCTGGCTCTTTTTAGCCTGGGAGGTGGAGTTATTCACAATTTCGCTTTTGCTCTTCTCGTCGGGATACTGATCGGGACGTATTCTTCCATATTTGTGGCAAGTACAATCCTCGTCTTTTGGGATAATTACCGTTCTGTCAAAAAAGCGGCAACCTAA
- a CDS encoding tetratricopeptide repeat protein has protein sequence MKNKETVLLVVIAFIAGLLVGVLLSKGGKGSPTSPPPVATPTPVVNYQKEIALLEKIVVDEPSNRQAWVKLGHNYFDSDQPMKAIEAYTKALELDGRDADVLTDQGIMFRRVGWYDRAIENFVKAAEVNPNHAQSLYNLGIVYRYDVQDFAKAKEVWTRFLVLNPTGSGADQIRRELQFIEAHPAGAPPK, from the coding sequence ATGAAGAACAAGGAAACTGTACTGCTTGTTGTCATTGCCTTTATTGCCGGTCTTTTAGTGGGTGTACTCCTCAGCAAGGGAGGGAAAGGTTCGCCGACATCGCCACCGCCTGTCGCCACGCCCACACCAGTTGTCAATTATCAAAAAGAGATTGCCTTACTGGAGAAAATCGTGGTTGATGAGCCCTCCAACCGGCAGGCCTGGGTTAAACTCGGTCATAATTATTTTGACTCGGACCAGCCTATGAAGGCGATAGAGGCTTACACCAAGGCGCTGGAGCTCGACGGACGGGATGCCGATGTTCTCACCGATCAAGGCATCATGTTCCGTCGGGTAGGGTGGTATGACCGTGCGATCGAGAATTTTGTCAAGGCTGCCGAGGTCAACCCCAATCATGCCCAGAGCCTTTACAATCTCGGTATTGTCTATCGGTACGACGTACAGGATTTTGCCAAGGCTAAAGAAGTCTGGACCCGCTTTCTTGTGCTGAATCCGACAGGGTCCGGCGCCGACCAGATACGCAGGGAATTGCAGTTCATTGAGGCGCACCCAGCAGGCGCGCCGCCAAAATAA
- a CDS encoding tyrosine-type recombinase/integrase, with the protein MNEQFHVEWLTQIADQPLPEEVKAKDGNVFDPRKNHWKYKTIGKNVSCNFESLPEVSPIFLHGFKLALIDAAISFSGASVQSIFNDTLRLIRFLASRRQSMFDELNFDHITQWARSSPGAESRAASTRSFFQDWAKRHYPGISSELAHTYPSCKQGPTGEAVAIQDPTKGPFDDQEFESILEGLNHALESGDIELDRALEVRLSALLGLRPKQLALAKCCDVSRDKYGRVILRVPMIKGENQGLRDEFRNCPLEPTTGEVLLDYCEMVKKAFSSLLADTGEAPLFPDTSADIVTKSYIPILAYHTADTNMTGRITRTLKNIQAHSIRLGGKRVPGSAVRFRRSFAQRGAEEGIDIFTLAHLMGHRNTNNVKVYFEITNRIRANFSKKIVFQMAPLAQAFGAQLHILRSEAEATRPSLSSRIPDLRLDEHGNLKTLASCSSCSHCSQLRPIACYAGCRSFEPWLDADHESVLDRMLADREKHIEIDERIAKIRDLAILGCTQIVLRCRDILAKKTI; encoded by the coding sequence ATGAATGAACAATTCCATGTGGAGTGGCTTACCCAGATCGCTGATCAGCCTTTGCCCGAGGAGGTCAAAGCAAAGGATGGGAATGTGTTTGATCCACGCAAGAACCACTGGAAATACAAGACTATTGGCAAAAATGTCAGCTGCAATTTCGAATCATTACCAGAAGTCTCTCCCATCTTTCTTCACGGTTTTAAGCTGGCGTTGATCGATGCTGCGATAAGTTTTTCAGGCGCGTCAGTCCAAAGCATCTTTAATGACACGCTTCGCCTCATTAGATTCTTGGCGAGCCGGCGACAGTCTATGTTCGATGAATTGAACTTTGACCATATAACCCAATGGGCACGAAGCTCTCCGGGTGCTGAATCGCGGGCTGCTTCTACTAGATCATTCTTCCAAGACTGGGCAAAGCGACACTACCCAGGTATCTCGTCAGAACTTGCACATACCTACCCGTCCTGCAAGCAGGGGCCAACTGGTGAGGCAGTAGCCATCCAGGACCCAACCAAAGGTCCATTTGACGATCAAGAATTCGAATCTATCCTCGAAGGCCTTAATCACGCACTTGAATCTGGAGACATTGAGCTTGATCGCGCACTGGAAGTCCGCCTAAGTGCCCTACTCGGACTGCGTCCAAAGCAACTTGCACTCGCAAAATGTTGCGATGTCAGCCGGGACAAGTATGGGCGTGTGATTCTACGTGTACCCATGATCAAGGGTGAAAACCAAGGTTTGCGCGACGAGTTCCGCAATTGCCCTTTGGAACCCACAACAGGTGAAGTGTTGTTGGACTACTGCGAGATGGTCAAAAAAGCATTCTCCTCATTGCTGGCTGATACGGGTGAGGCCCCTCTTTTCCCAGACACATCTGCAGATATCGTTACCAAATCTTATATTCCCATCCTTGCATATCACACGGCGGATACGAATATGACAGGCCGAATTACCAGAACATTGAAGAATATCCAAGCACACTCGATTCGCCTGGGAGGAAAACGCGTTCCTGGGTCGGCGGTGCGCTTTCGGCGTAGCTTCGCACAGCGTGGTGCCGAAGAGGGGATCGACATCTTCACACTGGCTCATCTGATGGGTCACCGCAACACCAATAACGTAAAAGTGTACTTTGAAATCACCAATCGTATCCGTGCCAATTTCAGCAAAAAAATCGTATTTCAGATGGCTCCTCTAGCGCAAGCATTTGGTGCACAGCTGCATATCCTTCGCAGTGAAGCCGAAGCAACGCGCCCTTCACTCAGCAGTCGTATACCCGACCTAAGGCTCGATGAACACGGGAACTTGAAAACGCTGGCGAGTTGTTCAAGTTGTAGTCACTGTAGTCAATTGCGCCCCATCGCCTGCTACGCCGGATGCAGAAGTTTTGAGCCATGGCTAGACGCAGACCACGAATCAGTCTTAGATCGCATGTTGGCGGACCGAGAAAAGCATATCGAGATTGATGAGAGAATTGCAAAAATTCGGGATTTGGCGATCCTTGGCTGCACTCAGATCGTTCTTAGGTGCCGAGATATTCTGGCCAAGAAAACGATATGA
- a CDS encoding site-specific integrase: MPMRVVETVLKSGERHSVLVDEHGIPDWWSSMWVIEKLRPQGGAANTISTKLRAVMLLCRALPQAQDLTSRLARGKWLSVPEIDHLIEQMGLPADSITPLNVTEGDDNRTVKRRSRVVSLEKLRSKLRIQQQQMVTSRTKALRLQIIREYLWWRINAHILRSRGQTKISLTILRDEIDTYIESKSTNIRNASGIGEPKGLSEIQQAELIEVIQTSSPLNPWKNDAFIRSRNQLLVELFLACGPRRGAILGIKVPDIDSHVGRISVLRRPDDLEDPRTVQTGNKSGDYKLPLGDRLFRLLREYQVLRHKKVKGRHQYLIVSEDGNPLEQSSVNYIFRSLRKVPQLTNLHPHLLRHTWASNHARQRYAEGVSIDEIEKELRTLGGWSERSKMPAYYTRQFVDEHSYESSLRLQNKATPIRTQKQVPTDDVR, encoded by the coding sequence ATGCCTATGCGCGTTGTTGAGACGGTTCTAAAATCCGGTGAGCGTCACTCAGTCCTTGTTGATGAGCATGGAATTCCTGATTGGTGGTCATCCATGTGGGTCATCGAGAAGCTTCGTCCTCAAGGAGGAGCGGCAAATACCATATCTACGAAACTTAGAGCTGTAATGCTCCTATGCCGCGCGCTACCACAAGCGCAGGATCTAACATCACGCCTAGCTCGCGGTAAATGGCTGAGCGTTCCGGAAATCGATCATCTGATTGAGCAAATGGGCTTACCTGCTGACTCGATTACCCCCTTAAATGTAACGGAAGGCGACGATAATCGAACTGTCAAAAGACGCTCCAGAGTGGTCAGCTTAGAAAAATTACGTTCAAAGCTACGCATCCAGCAACAGCAGATGGTTACTTCAAGAACCAAGGCACTACGACTTCAGATCATTCGAGAATACCTTTGGTGGCGCATCAATGCACATATCCTCCGTTCGCGTGGTCAGACCAAAATCTCGCTAACTATTCTACGAGATGAAATCGACACATATATCGAATCTAAATCCACGAATATTCGTAATGCTTCTGGTATCGGGGAACCCAAGGGATTGTCTGAAATTCAGCAAGCCGAATTGATAGAGGTGATTCAAACAAGCTCTCCACTCAATCCATGGAAAAATGACGCATTCATTCGTTCACGCAACCAACTTCTTGTAGAGCTCTTTTTAGCTTGCGGACCTCGGCGTGGCGCAATCCTCGGCATCAAAGTGCCTGATATCGACTCGCACGTAGGTCGCATATCAGTACTTCGCCGGCCGGACGATCTCGAAGACCCACGTACAGTACAAACGGGGAATAAAAGTGGAGACTATAAGCTTCCTCTTGGCGACCGCTTGTTTCGGTTGCTAAGAGAATATCAGGTGCTAAGGCACAAGAAGGTGAAGGGGCGACATCAGTATTTGATTGTATCGGAGGATGGTAACCCCCTTGAACAGAGCTCTGTGAACTACATCTTCAGATCGCTGCGCAAGGTTCCACAACTTACCAATCTTCATCCCCATTTGTTGCGACACACCTGGGCGAGTAACCATGCACGGCAACGCTATGCCGAGGGAGTAAGTATCGATGAGATTGAAAAGGAACTTCGCACGTTAGGTGGTTGGAGCGAGCGGAGCAAGATGCCTGCCTACTATACACGCCAGTTCGTTGACGAACATTCCTATGAGAGTTCGCTTCGATTGCAAAACAAGGCAACGCCCATTCGAACACAAAAGCAAGTGCCTACGGATGATGTAAGATGA